The following coding sequences are from one Treponema bryantii window:
- a CDS encoding class I SAM-dependent methyltransferase, whose translation MNNSDTQTKTSYQAELFSNRLKKKYKELRKWARKKRISCYRLYDRDIPEVPVSLDLYEFLPDGVDSVIETARFMSDQNARLSANDPTVEQGIKERTYAVLYLYERPYEKSDEDEAEWLNAMAEAASAVLGIEASHIVKKSRGHKSHKDDEQYQKNDNAQEISGFVQEQGQIFRVDLTTYLDTGLFFDHRPLRTVVRDTASKKRVLNLFCYTGSFSVYAAQGNASYVESVDLSNTYLTWAKDNMKLNGFTDKKRYVFTRADCMRFLQEKAVAAKSGSLAKEELYDLIVLDPPTFSNSKATTDVLDINRDWPQLVKDCLNILAPGGRLYFSTNSERIKFDISKIPAKTAAGTDFIWKEITEETIPQDYAGKKAHKVWEFVLK comes from the coding sequence ATGAATAATTCCGATACACAGACTAAAACAAGCTATCAGGCGGAGCTTTTTTCTAACCGTTTGAAAAAAAAATATAAGGAACTCCGTAAGTGGGCACGCAAAAAGAGAATAAGCTGCTACAGACTTTATGACCGTGATATTCCGGAAGTTCCAGTAAGTCTTGATCTTTATGAATTTCTTCCGGATGGAGTTGATTCTGTAATTGAAACTGCCCGATTTATGAGTGACCAGAACGCCCGTCTTTCTGCAAATGATCCGACAGTTGAACAGGGAATTAAAGAAAGAACTTATGCAGTACTCTATCTTTATGAACGTCCTTATGAAAAATCAGATGAAGATGAAGCTGAATGGCTGAATGCAATGGCAGAAGCTGCCAGCGCTGTACTTGGAATTGAAGCTTCTCATATCGTAAAAAAATCCCGCGGACATAAGAGCCATAAGGATGATGAACAATATCAGAAAAATGACAATGCACAGGAAATCAGCGGATTCGTTCAGGAACAGGGACAGATTTTCCGCGTAGACCTTACAACATATCTTGATACAGGACTTTTCTTTGATCACCGTCCTCTCAGGACTGTTGTTCGCGACACTGCAAGCAAAAAGCGTGTACTTAATCTCTTCTGTTATACAGGAAGCTTTTCTGTTTATGCTGCCCAGGGAAATGCATCTTATGTAGAATCTGTGGATTTATCAAACACATATCTTACATGGGCAAAAGATAATATGAAGTTAAATGGCTTTACTGACAAAAAACGATATGTTTTTACCCGTGCAGACTGTATGAGATTCCTTCAGGAAAAGGCTGTTGCAGCAAAGAGCGGAAGCCTGGCAAAAGAAGAACTCTATGATTTAATTGTTCTTGATCCGCCGACATTCAGTAACAGCAAGGCAACTACAGATGTACTTGATATCAACCGCGACTGGCCGCAGCTAGTGAAAGACTGTCTTAATATCCTTGCACCGGGTGGAAGACTTTACTTCTCCACAAACTCAGAACGTATAAAATTCGACATCTCAAAAATCCCAGCGAAAACCGCAGCCGGCACCGACTTCATCTGGAAAGAAATAACAGAAGAAACAATTCCACAAGACTATGCAGGAAAGAAAGCTCATAAAGTTTGGGAATTTGTTTTGAAATAA
- the rpmE gene encoding 50S ribosomal protein L31: MKKGIHPDYKLTKITCVCGNVIETRSTVENIHVEICSACHPFYTGKQKLVDTAGRIDRFNKRYGIKDNK, encoded by the coding sequence ATGAAAAAGGGAATCCACCCAGACTACAAACTTACAAAGATTACTTGCGTATGCGGTAACGTAATCGAAACACGTTCAACTGTAGAGAACATCCACGTTGAAATTTGTTCAGCTTGCCACCCATTCTATACTGGTAAGCAGAAACTCGTTGATACTGCAGGTCGTATCGATCGCTTCAACAAGCGTTACGGTATTAAAGACAATAAGTAA
- a CDS encoding bifunctional metallophosphatase/5'-nucleotidase → MRTKLITIFTIFTFLISFISCEQNEDALPESGKKVPAGTYILSLIETTDIHGYLVNTSEETVHYKLAYIADKVKDIRGRGEAYSKEKMLLLDGGDIYQGTTVSNLQRGKPLYIAFDKMDYDAVAVGNHEFDWGFENMVEADGTLPAYELDGQLYTNPVPVICANLFQNGSRITNKKDYVIVEKNAVNENGHSVTVKIGIIGFAEDWASSVMTAQFTGKGYEIKENYSIAKNIAVELEASGKCDATILLVHGAADTAVNKIGNDSVIDLVLGGHTHVNLSSEDGLMPSYLQSESYGEAYAYAELSFYVDDDGNVSFANISKNETIPVDKTKDTYTFAGENAEDLDEEILKLSDVAIENVRPLLEDVIGYITVDATNNYPDTSLSIKGSDGRASVMANWMCDIIREIGNADIAFVNSGGVRTSITLDGSAKKNITVSDVYEIFPFDNRIYVYDITYEELLSVFEYAMTSSGKGLISRVTGIDCYFTKEKKLSVSGKTYTAYAVKSLSKDGVQIFADGKWADTWKDRKVSVALSEYPATTDRQSYSDPHNPFVAWNETEKLVQDSLIDNENAIKVLKKEAAENAGVLTIDTRPHFILYEDISK, encoded by the coding sequence ATGAGAACAAAATTAATTACTATTTTCACTATTTTTACCTTTTTAATTTCTTTTATTTCCTGTGAACAAAATGAAGATGCCTTGCCTGAGTCTGGTAAAAAAGTCCCGGCAGGCACATACATTTTGTCTCTTATTGAAACCACCGATATTCATGGCTACCTTGTAAACACATCGGAAGAAACTGTTCATTACAAGCTTGCCTATATTGCAGATAAGGTAAAGGATATCCGCGGACGGGGAGAGGCCTATAGTAAAGAAAAAATGCTTCTTCTTGACGGTGGCGATATTTATCAGGGGACTACAGTATCAAATCTACAGAGAGGAAAACCTCTTTATATTGCCTTTGATAAAATGGATTACGATGCAGTCGCAGTAGGAAATCATGAGTTTGACTGGGGCTTTGAAAATATGGTTGAGGCAGATGGAACCCTTCCAGCTTATGAACTTGACGGCCAGCTGTATACAAATCCTGTGCCTGTAATTTGTGCAAATCTTTTTCAGAATGGAAGTCGTATTACAAATAAAAAGGATTATGTTATCGTCGAAAAAAATGCTGTAAATGAAAATGGTCACAGTGTTACTGTAAAAATCGGCATTATTGGATTTGCAGAAGATTGGGCTTCAAGTGTTATGACTGCCCAGTTTACTGGAAAAGGTTATGAGATTAAAGAGAATTATTCTATTGCAAAAAATATTGCAGTTGAGCTTGAAGCAAGCGGAAAATGTGATGCTACAATTCTTCTGGTGCATGGGGCTGCAGATACTGCAGTAAATAAGATTGGTAATGATTCTGTAATTGATCTTGTACTTGGCGGACACACACATGTAAATCTTTCCAGTGAAGATGGCCTTATGCCTTCTTATCTGCAAAGTGAGTCTTATGGGGAAGCTTATGCTTATGCAGAGCTTTCTTTTTATGTTGATGATGACGGAAATGTGTCTTTTGCAAACATAAGCAAAAATGAAACAATTCCTGTTGATAAAACAAAGGATACATATACTTTTGCCGGCGAAAATGCAGAAGATCTTGATGAAGAAATTCTTAAGCTCTCCGATGTCGCAATTGAAAATGTCAGGCCCCTTCTGGAGGATGTTATTGGTTACATTACTGTTGATGCAACCAATAATTATCCGGATACAAGTCTTTCAATTAAAGGAAGTGATGGAAGGGCAAGTGTTATGGCTAACTGGATGTGTGACATCATCCGGGAAATTGGTAATGCTGATATTGCCTTTGTAAACAGTGGCGGGGTTCGTACTTCTATTACCCTGGATGGTTCAGCTAAAAAAAATATAACTGTTTCAGATGTATATGAAATTTTCCCTTTTGATAACCGGATTTATGTTTATGATATTACTTATGAGGAATTGCTTTCGGTTTTCGAATATGCAATGACAAGCAGTGGAAAAGGATTAATTTCCAGAGTAACTGGAATAGACTGTTATTTTACCAAAGAGAAAAAGCTTAGTGTTTCGGGTAAAACGTACACAGCTTATGCAGTTAAGTCGCTTTCAAAAGACGGAGTGCAGATTTTTGCGGATGGAAAATGGGCTGACACCTGGAAGGACCGCAAGGTTAGTGTTGCCTTGAGCGAATATCCTGCTACAACAGATCGGCAGAGTTATTCAGATCCACATAATCCATTTGTTGCATGGAATGAAACTGAAAAACTTGTTCAGGATAGTCTTATAGATAATGAGAATGCGATAAAGGTATTGAAAAAGGAAGCTGCTGAAAATGCAGGAGTACTTACTATAGATACTCGTCCGCATTTTATTTTGTACGAAGATATTTCGAAATGA
- the rho gene encoding transcription termination factor Rho, which translates to MAALRRRRADGENVSEPAEEAQATLDFGSPEEQNTTETQVETPVQNEQTEEASSETPPAEGEAADAGKVVVKKRRVVKKTEETEKSEKTEKAEGATPASEERPNTNNYRYQNNQNNQNRYNNNRRGQGGMRKPYGRNSYTPPSPEVAEMMAAEAAAAAEENANKPRLLINDLTIKSMPELRELAMNYGFTADDLAPMKKQDLIFVILKAHTEHGGIIFASGSLEILPDGYGFLRSPQNSYLPGPDDIYISPSQIRLFNLKTGDTVYGQTRSPKEGERFFALLRIETVNFDEPRIAQTRVPFENLTPLYPNEKLRLETVSTEVSTRIVDLFAPIGKGQRLLIVAPPKAGKTILMQKIANAITANNPEVFLIVLLIDERPEEVTEMERAIKGEVISSTFDEQATRHVQVAEMVLEKAKRLVEHKRDVVILLDSITRLARAYNQTVQTSGKVLSGGVDSNALFKPKRFFGAARNVEEGGSLTIISTALIETGSRMDEVIFEEFKGTGNSEIDLDRKLAERRLFPAINIKKSGTRKEELLLTENELQKIWILRKVLNPMEDVDITELILDRMKKSKTNEAFLASMNAGTAGIE; encoded by the coding sequence ATGGCAGCATTAAGAAGACGTCGCGCAGACGGTGAAAATGTTTCAGAGCCTGCAGAAGAAGCACAGGCTACTCTTGATTTTGGTTCACCAGAAGAACAAAACACAACAGAAACTCAGGTAGAAACTCCTGTACAAAATGAACAGACCGAAGAAGCTTCTTCCGAAACACCACCAGCAGAAGGTGAAGCTGCAGATGCCGGCAAGGTTGTTGTAAAAAAACGCCGCGTTGTTAAAAAGACAGAAGAAACTGAAAAATCAGAAAAAACAGAAAAGGCAGAAGGCGCTACACCTGCTTCAGAAGAACGTCCAAATACAAACAATTATCGATATCAGAATAACCAGAACAATCAGAACAGATATAACAATAACAGACGCGGTCAGGGCGGAATGAGAAAACCTTATGGTCGTAACTCTTATACACCACCTAGTCCGGAAGTTGCAGAAATGATGGCTGCAGAAGCTGCTGCCGCTGCAGAAGAAAATGCAAACAAACCACGTCTTTTAATCAATGACCTTACAATCAAATCTATGCCAGAGCTTCGTGAACTTGCAATGAACTATGGCTTTACTGCAGATGACCTTGCTCCAATGAAAAAGCAGGATTTGATTTTTGTTATCCTTAAAGCACATACAGAACACGGTGGAATTATTTTTGCATCCGGTTCTCTTGAGATTTTGCCTGATGGTTACGGCTTCCTCCGCAGCCCTCAGAACTCTTATCTTCCTGGTCCAGATGATATTTACATCAGCCCAAGTCAGATCAGACTTTTCAACCTTAAGACCGGTGATACAGTTTACGGACAGACCCGTTCTCCAAAAGAGGGTGAACGCTTCTTTGCTTTGCTCCGTATTGAAACTGTAAACTTTGACGAGCCACGTATTGCTCAGACTCGTGTTCCATTTGAAAACCTTACACCGCTTTATCCAAATGAAAAACTCCGTCTTGAAACTGTAAGTACAGAAGTTTCAACACGTATCGTAGACCTCTTTGCTCCAATCGGTAAAGGTCAGCGTCTTTTGATTGTTGCGCCTCCAAAGGCCGGTAAGACAATCCTTATGCAGAAAATTGCTAATGCCATTACAGCAAACAATCCTGAAGTTTTCCTTATCGTTCTTTTGATTGATGAACGTCCTGAGGAAGTTACTGAAATGGAACGCGCTATCAAGGGTGAAGTTATTTCTTCTACTTTTGATGAGCAGGCTACACGCCACGTTCAGGTTGCAGAAATGGTACTTGAGAAGGCTAAGCGCCTTGTAGAGCACAAACGCGATGTTGTAATTTTGCTCGATTCAATTACTCGTCTTGCACGTGCTTATAACCAGACTGTTCAGACTTCTGGTAAAGTACTTTCTGGTGGTGTTGATTCTAACGCACTGTTCAAGCCAAAGAGATTCTTTGGTGCTGCACGTAATGTAGAAGAGGGCGGTTCTCTTACAATCATTTCTACAGCATTGATTGAAACTGGAAGCCGTATGGATGAAGTTATCTTTGAAGAGTTCAAGGGAACAGGTAACTCAGAAATCGACCTTGACCGCAAGCTCGCAGAACGCCGTCTCTTCCCTGCAATCAACATCAAGAAATCTGGTACACGTAAAGAGGAACTTCTCCTTACAGAAAACGAACTCCAGAAAATCTGGATTCTCCGCAAAGTACTCAACCCAATGGAAGATGTTGATATCACCGAACTTATTCTTGACCGCATGAAGAAGAGCAAGACTAACGAAGCCTTCCTTGCCAGTATGAATGCTGGTACTGCAGGCATTGAATAA
- a CDS encoding bactofilin family protein, which produces MADKNEIEKKNITVFGEETEFDGVLEFSDRLVITGKFSGKINAPAGDLEIAKNAVCKVDKIDANSIIVAGGDVNGDMNAAERVEICSGSKVIGNITTARIRIANNVEFSGDVNMLDKEPEVDLFSVASSEYKQAMLIHSDVIK; this is translated from the coding sequence ATGGCTGATAAAAACGAAATTGAAAAAAAGAATATAACAGTTTTTGGTGAAGAAACAGAATTCGATGGAGTACTTGAATTCAGCGACCGTCTTGTTATTACTGGAAAATTCAGCGGAAAAATAAATGCACCTGCAGGTGACCTTGAAATTGCAAAAAATGCAGTTTGCAAAGTTGATAAAATTGATGCTAATTCAATTATTGTAGCCGGTGGTGATGTAAACGGTGATATGAATGCAGCAGAACGTGTTGAAATCTGTTCTGGAAGTAAGGTAATCGGTAATATCACAACTGCAAGAATCAGAATTGCAAATAATGTAGAGTTTAGTGGTGATGTAAACATGCTTGATAAGGAACCGGAAGTTGATTTGTTCTCGGTTGCATCATCAGAATACAAACAGGCAATGCTTATTCATTCTGATGTTATAAAATAA
- the lnt gene encoding apolipoprotein N-acyltransferase, whose translation MKNKKAASKTLDFFQKTLLLITASVLFWLSNPNIFFEDGLGWLAWFNYLPVFFLIRKCNIRQSILYGAFYGIISYGLYGYWLNTFHPLGLIIVCIAYMIICALLFVGLKWADLICIKNGWLLQFVCVCAYEYLKTLGFLGMSYGVTAYTQWKFTTLIQICSVTGVFGLNLLVIFPSAFLFSLISKKQAKQKLIHQVDFERKSHISAYVKKEKALAVNSLRLTYICGLTWAALFFSTLIYGNYVVRQPVSKKSVTVAAIQNNDSPWKNGIEEYSRNVKNLIQLTEEAQSLSSEIDFVVWPETAVAPSIIYNYDYGNDVRRFMLISQLLNFLDENNAVFVIGNSHEVEFRGAEKQYYNSALVFESGKNVHPPEPQIYSKMKLVPFTESFPLKHTFPSLYVRLLNGGSHMWQKGDEYTVFNYRGLKFSTPICFEDTFSTICRQMVLNGSRCFINLSNDSWSKSTACQHQHLAMAVFRSVENRVPTVRSTASGVTCIISSNGKIEKIAPEFCQAFVIGKVPLMNENSQTVFTKTGDIAGMAEAVLGAFILLIQTIVVIIKKILDKK comes from the coding sequence ATGAAAAATAAAAAGGCTGCTTCAAAAACTCTGGATTTTTTTCAAAAAACTTTACTCCTGATTACAGCTTCAGTTTTATTCTGGCTTTCAAATCCAAATATTTTTTTTGAAGATGGTCTTGGCTGGCTTGCCTGGTTTAATTATCTTCCAGTTTTTTTCTTAATCAGAAAATGTAATATACGTCAATCCATATTATACGGTGCTTTTTACGGCATTATTTCATATGGTCTTTATGGTTACTGGCTGAATACCTTTCATCCGCTTGGCCTGATTATTGTTTGTATTGCTTACATGATTATCTGCGCACTGCTGTTTGTTGGCTTAAAATGGGCAGATTTAATTTGTATCAAAAACGGCTGGCTGCTTCAGTTTGTTTGTGTCTGTGCTTATGAATATTTAAAAACACTCGGCTTTCTTGGAATGAGTTACGGTGTAACAGCTTATACTCAATGGAAGTTTACCACTTTGATTCAGATCTGTTCTGTGACAGGTGTGTTTGGTCTTAATCTGCTTGTAATATTTCCTTCAGCATTTTTATTCAGTTTGATTTCAAAAAAACAGGCGAAGCAGAAATTGATTCATCAGGTTGATTTTGAAAGAAAATCGCATATTTCGGCTTATGTGAAAAAAGAGAAGGCGCTTGCCGTTAATTCTCTGCGTTTGACTTATATTTGTGGACTTACCTGGGCTGCTCTGTTTTTTTCTACTTTGATTTACGGCAATTATGTTGTGAGACAGCCTGTTTCAAAAAAATCTGTTACTGTAGCTGCAATTCAAAATAATGATAGTCCTTGGAAAAATGGAATTGAAGAATATTCACGTAATGTAAAGAATCTTATTCAATTGACAGAGGAAGCACAGTCTCTTTCTTCTGAAATTGATTTTGTTGTATGGCCGGAAACTGCTGTAGCCCCATCAATCATTTACAACTATGATTATGGAAATGATGTAAGACGTTTTATGCTGATTTCTCAGCTGCTGAATTTCCTGGATGAAAATAATGCAGTTTTTGTAATTGGAAATTCCCATGAGGTTGAATTTCGTGGTGCAGAAAAGCAGTACTATAACAGCGCATTAGTTTTTGAATCAGGTAAAAATGTGCATCCGCCGGAGCCTCAGATTTATTCAAAAATGAAGCTGGTGCCTTTTACAGAAAGCTTCCCATTAAAGCATACTTTTCCTTCATTATATGTCAGACTTTTGAATGGCGGCTCTCATATGTGGCAGAAGGGTGATGAGTATACTGTGTTTAATTACCGTGGCTTAAAGTTTTCTACGCCAATCTGCTTTGAAGATACTTTCAGTACAATCTGCCGTCAGATGGTATTAAATGGTTCCCGCTGTTTTATAAATCTGAGTAATGACTCATGGTCAAAAAGTACTGCCTGTCAGCATCAGCATCTGGCAATGGCTGTTTTCCGTTCTGTTGAAAATCGTGTACCTACAGTTAGAAGTACTGCGAGCGGGGTAACCTGTATAATCAGTTCGAATGGAAAAATTGAAAAGATTGCTCCTGAATTCTGTCAAGCTTTTGTAATTGGTAAGGTTCCGCTGATGAATGAAAACTCACAGACAGTATTTACCAAAACTGGAGATATTGCAGGAATGGCAGAAGCTGTGCTGGGAGCATTTATATTGCTAATACAGACAATTGTTGTTATAATTAAAAAGATATTAGATAAGAAATAA
- a CDS encoding HU family DNA-binding protein: MSDSKITKSDLVDAVYKSTDIEKQIIQNVIDSFLLQTREALEQGSTIELRGFGTFEARLRKGRAVARNPKTGEKLSVAPHYVAAFRAGQILKDKLWNLKKDEK; this comes from the coding sequence ATGTCAGATTCAAAAATAACTAAAAGTGATTTGGTTGATGCAGTTTATAAATCAACTGATATCGAAAAGCAGATCATTCAGAATGTAATAGACAGTTTTTTATTACAGACAAGAGAGGCTTTGGAACAAGGCTCAACAATTGAATTACGGGGCTTTGGAACCTTTGAGGCAAGACTTCGTAAAGGTAGAGCAGTTGCTCGAAATCCTAAAACAGGTGAAAAACTCAGTGTAGCGCCTCATTATGTTGCGGCTTTCCGTGCTGGACAAATCTTAAAGGACAAGCTCTGGAATCTAAAAAAAGATGAAAAATAA
- the rpsT gene encoding 30S ribosomal protein S20: MAGKKSSAEKRHAQSEVRRLHNKAIKSTCRTYAKQFVEAVQAKDQKLAEEKYKQLQKELDTARSKGVLKRNAVSRKKSRMMNLYNATFAAK; encoded by the coding sequence TTGGCAGGCAAAAAATCATCTGCAGAAAAAAGACACGCACAGAGCGAAGTTCGCAGACTTCATAATAAAGCAATCAAGAGTACTTGCAGAACTTATGCAAAGCAGTTTGTAGAAGCAGTTCAGGCTAAAGACCAGAAACTCGCTGAAGAAAAATACAAGCAGCTCCAGAAGGAACTTGATACTGCTCGCAGCAAGGGTGTTTTGAAGAGAAATGCTGTGTCTCGCAAGAAGTCAAGAATGATGAATCTTTATAATGCTACATTTGCAGCAAAATAA
- a CDS encoding lysophospholipid acyltransferase family protein has protein sequence MSHFLTILCLFSMVIPASIANIFAYPVSKKLSVRISDYIVKVLAPRLFAILYTYRHFHFWGYEDKKDSLPENFILISNHQSLLDIPVFMKFFEGQEVRFIAKDTLGRHIPLVSEMLRAQEHCLIPRKAKPMEAMRYISDFGKRVVARKQIPILYPEGSRTRDGNVGKFFSAGFRQLSESTGLPVVVCALDGGWQLRDLRKLVTNLKNGCYRVKILRIYDSPTTKEECNQILEESRMLMQQQLEYWRQLPSDKK, from the coding sequence ATGTCTCACTTTCTGACTATTTTATGCTTATTTTCTATGGTAATTCCTGCAAGTATTGCGAATATATTTGCATATCCTGTAAGCAAAAAACTTAGTGTCAGAATCTCTGATTATATTGTAAAGGTTCTTGCTCCTCGTCTTTTTGCAATTCTTTATACTTATAGACATTTCCATTTCTGGGGCTACGAGGATAAAAAAGATTCTCTCCCTGAAAACTTTATTCTGATTTCAAATCACCAGAGCCTTCTTGATATTCCTGTTTTTATGAAATTCTTTGAAGGACAGGAAGTTCGTTTTATAGCAAAGGATACTCTTGGAAGACATATTCCGCTTGTTTCAGAAATGCTTCGCGCTCAGGAGCATTGTCTTATTCCTCGTAAGGCAAAACCGATGGAAGCAATGCGTTATATTTCTGATTTTGGAAAACGTGTTGTAGCACGAAAACAGATTCCAATTCTGTATCCGGAAGGATCTCGTACACGTGATGGCAATGTAGGAAAGTTCTTTTCTGCCGGTTTCCGTCAGCTTTCAGAATCAACAGGACTCCCTGTTGTTGTATGTGCACTCGATGGAGGCTGGCAGCTTCGTGATTTAAGAAAGCTTGTTACAAACCTTAAAAACGGCTGTTACCGTGTAAAGATTCTTAGAATATATGATTCTCCAACAACAAAGGAAGAATGTAATCAGATTCTTGAAGAGTCAAGAATGCTCATGCAGCAGCAGCTTGAATACTGGCGACAGCTGCCATCTGATAAGAAATAG